ATATATTTATACGTTTACGAATACAACAAATCTTGCCGGACAATCTGCATGTACTGTAAAAGCTTATGTTTCGGCAACATCAGATAATAATCATACCAACGATACAATACAACAATCGATTACTCAGGCACTGGAAAATATAATATTTAATGGCGTTCAACATAATTTTGGTTCGGCAGGACAAACAAATATTAAAACAGTTTACATGCCCGAATCATTTGATAATTACAGTAAAATATTATTGGAGGTAAGTTTACGATGTCCTACCGGTGGTTGCGATCCATGGGATCAGGCAGCACAGATAAAATTATTGAAAAATAATACTGAGTGGGAATTGGCAAGATACATTACTCCTTTCGGAATTGCTTGCGGAAACTGGGAATTTGATATTACCGATTTCAAATCGTTACTCTCTGGAAAAATTCAGTTGCAGTCTTTTGTTCAGGTTTGGGGTGCATCCGGATGGCTTGTTGACATTACTTTAAAACTGGTTCAGGGAACACCGGATTATAAATATGTAAAAGTTGATAAACTTTGGAACACGGATTATCTGGTTTATGGCGACCCTGCAATATCGTATGATTTAACAGATACCTCTATTTATATTGAACCTAATACGGAGAAAGCTGTAATCAGGTTGACCACTACCGGACATGGTCAGGGCAATACAAATAATGCTGCTGAATTTATGAATGCAACTCATTCAATTAAAGTAGATGGTACAGAAACTTTTTCACAGAATTTATGGAAAGCGGATTGTTCCAGTAATAGTTGCTCAAATCAAAGCGGTACATGGCAATATGCAAGAGCAGGCTGGTGTCCGGGACAGGATGTTCAACCTGATTTTTTTGATTTGCAAAATCATTTTACTCCCGGAGTGCCGATTAGTCTTGATTATGTTTTGCAATCGTATACAAATTCATTAAATACCGGATACGACAATAGCTCACACACCGAGCCATTTTTAAGAATACATGGTTATTTGATAACATATAGCGCTACTCCTTTAATAACGGATGCTGAAATTTCAAATCAAAAAACTGATGTTCTTGTTTATCCAAATCCTGCGAATGATAACATATTCATTAATGTTAAATCAGGGATTAGCGGAAAAACAAATATTGGTTTATATGATGTAATCGGGAAATGCTTTATTTCTGAAGAGCTTGATAATGCTGATAAATCATGGCATACAGAAATGGATGTACATAAGATACCTGCAGGAATATATTTACTGAAGATTGCATCACAAGAAAATGTAATTGTTAAAAAAGTTATTATTCAATAGGAATGGTTTTTTAAAAAA
The Bacteroidales bacterium genome window above contains:
- a CDS encoding peptide-N-glycosidase F-related protein, which translates into the protein MKKIFFILIAIIAGIVQTPVFSQNFGLDLDGTNDKIGVTDATSLNPTTALTLEVWINADTWKSSVWAGTIIGKQSTSPDCGYCLTAGEGGKAEFTIAIGNVWQKVTTPAVMGLNAWYHIAGVYDGSIMKIYINGELQASLNVTGAMNPSTGKILDFGENPTWTGRLFDGTLDEIRIWNVARSQAQIQASMASELTGTESGLVGYWKMNEGTGTTANDATSNLNKGTLLNMDPATDWVPGFVVTTCDVGVIGIAKPSIFGTGFTSTEKIAIEVKNYSTSPISTFQATYKLNNNTPVTETVNATIPAFGTYIYTFTNTTNLAGQSACTVKAYVSATSDNNHTNDTIQQSITQALENIIFNGVQHNFGSAGQTNIKTVYMPESFDNYSKILLEVSLRCPTGGCDPWDQAAQIKLLKNNTEWELARYITPFGIACGNWEFDITDFKSLLSGKIQLQSFVQVWGASGWLVDITLKLVQGTPDYKYVKVDKLWNTDYLVYGDPAISYDLTDTSIYIEPNTEKAVIRLTTTGHGQGNTNNAAEFMNATHSIKVDGTETFSQNLWKADCSSNSCSNQSGTWQYARAGWCPGQDVQPDFFDLQNHFTPGVPISLDYVLQSYTNSLNTGYDNSSHTEPFLRIHGYLITYSATPLITDAEISNQKTDVLVYPNPANDNIFINVKSGISGKTNIGLYDVIGKCFISEELDNADKSWHTEMDVHKIPAGIYLLKIASQENVIVKKVIIQ